From one Brevibacterium sp. 'Marine' genomic stretch:
- a CDS encoding peptidyl-tRNA hydrolase: protein MTEHMRRHETDHEIPWSLPIVVRRSKTAIARHIDVLEATARAVVAFLDDPRAQEGGEWHDAVEYWRDGAIRKVVRRGAGKKLDDARALGCVSVTFGGTEEFAPAEALVFAPGPVEPLPPELKKLQVGGTEFPHEGESTVPAAEAVVTIDLSPELTLTTGKAAAQCGHAAQLAFEQMPDDVRNRWRESGFSLRVQTATKDAWVANEQQVPVVDAGFTEVDGPTETVRASW, encoded by the coding sequence ATGACCGAGCACATGCGCCGACACGAAACCGACCATGAAATCCCATGGTCACTGCCGATCGTCGTGCGTCGGTCGAAGACCGCCATCGCCCGCCACATCGACGTCCTCGAAGCCACCGCGCGAGCCGTTGTGGCGTTCCTCGACGACCCGCGTGCCCAGGAGGGCGGTGAGTGGCACGATGCCGTCGAGTACTGGCGCGACGGAGCCATCCGCAAGGTCGTTCGCCGCGGTGCTGGGAAGAAACTCGACGACGCCCGTGCCCTCGGGTGTGTGAGCGTGACCTTCGGCGGCACCGAAGAATTCGCCCCCGCCGAGGCACTCGTCTTCGCACCCGGCCCCGTCGAACCATTGCCGCCCGAGCTGAAGAAGCTGCAAGTCGGCGGCACCGAGTTCCCGCATGAGGGCGAATCGACGGTTCCCGCCGCCGAGGCGGTCGTGACGATCGACCTCTCACCGGAGCTCACGCTGACGACCGGGAAGGCCGCCGCCCAATGCGGTCACGCCGCGCAGCTGGCGTTCGAACAGATGCCCGACGATGTGCGGAACCGCTGGCGTGAGTCCGGATTCAGTCTGCGCGTGCAGACTGCGACGAAGGACGCGTGGGTGGCGAACGAGCAGCAAGTCCCCGTCGTCGATGCCGGGTTCACCGAAGTCGACGGCCCCACCGAAAC
- a CDS encoding glutathione-independent formaldehyde dehydrogenase has protein sequence MKAVVYKGPHEVAVEEVEDATIQDPTDVLVRITTAAICGSDLHMYEGRTDARPGITFGHENMGIVEEVGSGVSTVKKGDRVVLPFNVACGFCDNCRAGKSAFCLTVNEPGTAGGAYGYVGMGPYGGGQAEYLRVPFADYNCVPLPPGDEHEKEFSLLADIFPTGYHATELAGVRPGETVAVYGAGPVGMMAAYSAFLKGASRVFSVDHVSSRLDLVKSIGAEPINFDDGDPVEQITEALGDYGVDRGIDAVGYQATAADGEEQPAAVLNQLVGTVRHTGGIGVVGLYLPSDPGAPDEHSAKGELLVRIGRLFEKGQSIGTGQADAKRYAHQLRDLIIAGRAQPGFVVSQELPLSDAPDAYAKFDKRDEGYSKVLLHPGRG, from the coding sequence ATGAAGGCAGTCGTCTACAAAGGGCCGCACGAGGTCGCGGTCGAAGAAGTCGAAGATGCGACGATCCAGGATCCGACAGATGTGCTCGTGCGCATCACCACCGCAGCGATCTGCGGTTCGGATCTGCATATGTACGAAGGGCGCACGGATGCCCGACCGGGAATCACTTTCGGGCATGAGAACATGGGCATCGTCGAGGAGGTCGGCTCGGGTGTGTCCACAGTGAAGAAGGGCGACCGCGTCGTTCTGCCCTTCAACGTGGCCTGCGGGTTCTGCGACAACTGCCGTGCCGGCAAGTCGGCGTTCTGTCTGACGGTCAACGAGCCGGGAACCGCCGGTGGTGCCTACGGCTACGTCGGCATGGGACCCTACGGCGGCGGTCAGGCCGAATACCTGCGCGTGCCGTTCGCAGATTACAACTGTGTGCCGCTGCCGCCCGGAGACGAGCACGAGAAGGAATTCTCACTGCTCGCCGACATCTTCCCCACCGGCTATCATGCGACTGAACTGGCGGGAGTGCGGCCCGGCGAGACGGTGGCCGTCTACGGTGCCGGACCGGTGGGCATGATGGCCGCATACTCTGCCTTTCTCAAGGGGGCGAGCCGGGTCTTCTCGGTCGATCACGTGTCCAGCCGCCTGGACCTCGTCAAGAGCATCGGAGCTGAGCCGATCAACTTCGACGACGGTGACCCGGTCGAACAGATCACCGAGGCTCTCGGCGACTACGGCGTTGATCGCGGAATCGACGCCGTGGGCTATCAGGCGACGGCGGCCGACGGCGAGGAGCAACCGGCCGCAGTGCTCAACCAGCTCGTCGGCACGGTCCGTCACACCGGTGGCATCGGCGTCGTCGGTCTGTACTTGCCCTCCGATCCGGGAGCTCCTGACGAACATTCGGCAAAGGGGGAGCTGCTGGTCAGGATCGGCCGGCTGTTTGAGAAAGGGCAGTCGATCGGCACCGGACAGGCCGATGCCAAGCGGTATGCACATCAGCTGCGCGACCTCATCATCGCAGGACGGGCGCAGCCGGGCTTCGTCGTCTCTCAGGAGCTGCCGCTGTCCGACGCTCCGGATGCATACGCGAAATTCGACAAACGCGACGAAGGCTATTCGAAGGTTCTGCTGCACCCCGGCCGAGGCTGA